The DNA segment AGCGTTGAATTGATCCACACTAGCCTTTAAGGCAGCCGGATCCATCTTTAACTTCTTAGCCAATTCTTCTAAAGTATCCGCGGATACAACATAACCATTTTCTTCCAGATACTTGAAAGTAAAGCCATCGGCTGAACGCCAATTTGGATCTTTAATATCTTTATAACCGGGTCCATCTGCTGATTCCACAATATAGAACATAGCATCTTTTTGTTTCAAAACATTCAAACAAATTTCATCACGACGACCATCTTCACGAACAAATCTCTTACCTTCTTTATTCACGAAAAGAATTTGGTCTGTTCCCGAAGCTGCACGAGCCGGATATTTCGTTAATTGTCCATCTTTTGTATTTCCTAAGTACAAGAGTTGGATTTGTTCCATATCGGTCAAAGAAGCACCGGCCTCTTTCGCCATCACAATACCATCACCCTGAGAAGAAGAGAAACGATTGGTTGATGCTGTCTTGCTTAAATCTTGCCATTTACCGGACTTGTTATATTCCTGAACCATCTTCGCATTCGCCGCAAAACCGCCTGTTGCTAAAACAACACCGTCTTTCGCTTCGACTTTGAATTCCTTCTTTGTATGATTATCCACAACCACAGCCCCAACAGCCTTACCATCTTTCATAATTAACTTAGAGGCTTTCGCTTCATTGATGAAGCTAATCTTATCTTTTAAGCTATCCAATTGTTTTGCATAAACAGACATAAAGCCTGTTCCCATAGGCATCGTTGAAGTGTGCGTTCTTTGCCATAAAGAACCTGCACCTTGACTAATACTATCCTTGAACGTCATACCCATTTTTTGAATCCAAGCCATACCACCATACGATTGGTAACATAATACTTTCACCAATTCAAGATTAGCGACTTTATCACCATTAATCCAAGTTTGTAAAGCATACCATTCTTTCGTATCAAACAAGCCTTTTTGCCCACTTGATTTATAGGTATTCCATTGCTTTTGAACCTCTGCTTGTAATGCCTTATGGGCTTCATTCACCGGTTTTTCACTAAGTGCTTTTTCAATCGTTGTTTTAACTGTTGCACTCATCTTTACCTTGGATTGCATAGCTGGATCGGGAGCATTATAAATTGCTCCACAGACTAATGTATCGCCACCAATAGCCCCTGCTTTTTCGATAATAACAACTTTTTTACCTTTTTGAGCGGCACCGATGGCCGCCGCCAAACCGGCACCACCGCCACCTAATACAGCCACATCAGCGGAAACATCCTTACGAGCTTCATAATTTACTGTCTTCTTGAAAGAATCCGGGTTTCCGCCGGCATCTTTGATTGCCTTTTCAACCCCACGAACAATCGCCGCTGAAGTAATCGTTGCCCCTGTCACATTATCCACTTTTAAGCTTTGATTTTTTACAATCTCTTGGGGAATCAATTCCACTGGGGCAACACCGCCTGCTCGCATCACTTGACCTTTACTATCTTTCAATTCACCACCAATACCAGGTGTTTCCGAGTGCTTTGTTACTTTAACACTCTTAATCCTTGTTTCATCTACTTCTACCGAGACTTCAACCTTATCATTCATACCCATTTCACTAACGGTATACGTGCCGGCTTTCATCTTTGAAGAAGTAGTGCTACCCTTTGAACAACCAAACATGGACGTCGCAAGTAGTACAGATAATAAAGTCTTGCTCACTTTCTTCATATCTTGAAACCTCCCATTACTTTCATATTAGTTCATTCTTTCACGAAATGTAACCCCTTTTGTATGAAAAACCAAAAAAAGGAAGATAAACTTCCTTCTTAGCCATAAAAATCTTTTGGAAAGCGGTGAATGGAGCGAAGAATAAATGGAATAGCTAATAAACCACTTACAATTTCCGAAATAGCTTGTGCCGTTTCTAAGCCCCTTAAACCAAGCAAATTGGACAATAAAAGAATCATGGGAATTAAAATGCCGCCACTACGTAGTATCGAAAGAATGGTTGCAATCCCACTTTCACCAATTGCCTGAAACAGCATTGAACCATAAGAGGCTATCGGCATAAACACAAAACTCACACAAAGAAAGCGCAAAGCCACTTTCCCAATCGCCATTACTTCCGCATCATCACGGAATAATCGTACTAATACATCCGCACTAAAGAAAGTAGCCAATGCCAGA comes from the Bulleidia sp. zg-1006 genome and includes:
- a CDS encoding FAD-dependent oxidoreductase, with amino-acid sequence MKKVSKTLLSVLLATSMFGCSKGSTTSSKMKAGTYTVSEMGMNDKVEVSVEVDETRIKSVKVTKHSETPGIGGELKDSKGQVMRAGGVAPVELIPQEIVKNQSLKVDNVTGATITSAAIVRGVEKAIKDAGGNPDSFKKTVNYEARKDVSADVAVLGGGGAGLAAAIGAAQKGKKVVIIEKAGAIGGDTLVCGAIYNAPDPAMQSKVKMSATVKTTIEKALSEKPVNEAHKALQAEVQKQWNTYKSSGQKGLFDTKEWYALQTWINGDKVANLELVKVLCYQSYGGMAWIQKMGMTFKDSISQGAGSLWQRTHTSTMPMGTGFMSVYAKQLDSLKDKISFINEAKASKLIMKDGKAVGAVVVDNHTKKEFKVEAKDGVVLATGGFAANAKMVQEYNKSGKWQDLSKTASTNRFSSSQGDGIVMAKEAGASLTDMEQIQLLYLGNTKDGQLTKYPARAASGTDQILFVNKEGKRFVREDGRRDEICLNVLKQKDAMFYIVESADGPGYKDIKDPNWRSADGFTFKYLEENGYVVSADTLEELAKKLKMDPAALKASVDQFNASVDSGKDEFGRTLYTTKLTKGPWVATSRQACIHHTMGGITIDTKGRVLNEAKKPIANLYAAGEVTGGIHGGNRLGGNAVVDTVVFGKLVSDTLVADHK